From a single Salinirussus salinus genomic region:
- a CDS encoding DUF7269 family protein, with translation MRPRSLLGLLGAALALAGAVAVFLPGALLSVGPVRRAVEAAGGVEPTAAVLLASGVTGLYLAVAARSGGSGRAASPEDPADRRFAAAAETPPEAVTADRRRLAGADLDAVVDRASATGGAALQEARGALARTAADAYAEYAGLDRERAREAVRAGTWTRDPVAAAFLAGEGGPEPGLGARVRLWLVPERERARRVERTVRAIERLGGRA, from the coding sequence ATGCGGCCCCGGAGCCTGCTCGGACTGCTCGGCGCGGCGCTGGCACTCGCTGGCGCGGTGGCCGTCTTTCTGCCGGGGGCCCTGCTGTCGGTCGGGCCGGTCCGGCGGGCCGTCGAGGCGGCCGGCGGCGTCGAACCGACCGCCGCGGTGCTGCTGGCGAGCGGCGTGACGGGGCTGTATCTCGCCGTCGCGGCGCGCTCGGGCGGGTCGGGACGGGCCGCGTCGCCCGAGGACCCGGCCGACCGCCGGTTCGCAGCCGCCGCGGAGACGCCGCCGGAAGCCGTGACCGCCGACCGCCGCCGGCTGGCGGGGGCCGACCTCGACGCGGTCGTCGACCGGGCGAGCGCGACTGGGGGGGCCGCACTCCAGGAGGCCCGCGGAGCGCTCGCCCGGACGGCGGCGGACGCCTACGCCGAGTACGCGGGTCTCGACCGCGAGCGGGCGCGCGAGGCCGTCCGCGCGGGCACCTGGACCCGCGACCCCGTCGCCGCCGCGTTCCTGGCAGGCGAGGGCGGACCCGAGCCCGGACTCGGCGCCCGGGTCCGGCTGTGGCTGGTTCCCGAGCGCGAGCGGGCGCGCCGCGTCGAGCGGACCGTCCGGGCCATCGAACGCCTGGGGGGGCGGGCGTGA